One Lacipirellulaceae bacterium DNA window includes the following coding sequences:
- a CDS encoding ATP-binding cassette domain-containing protein, protein MIQVQALTKAYTDLHRGEFMALDRLTFNAVEGEVYGLLGPNGAGKTTALRILSTVLQPTSGTATVNGCDVVTQPSQVRQQIGFMSANTAVYDRMTAWEMVEYFGRLYGIEDEPLRERMEDLFERLKMQEIRDLLGAKMSTGMKQKVSIARAIVHDPPILIFDEATSGLDVLVARALLDAVAELRDQGKCIVFSTHIMREAERLCDRVAIMHRGRLLAEGTLDSLREDHGQEDLEELFFELIREQEATVVV, encoded by the coding sequence ATGATCCAGGTTCAAGCTCTTACGAAAGCCTATACCGACTTGCATCGCGGTGAATTCATGGCGTTGGATCGCTTGACTTTCAACGCCGTCGAGGGCGAAGTCTACGGCCTTCTCGGCCCCAATGGGGCCGGTAAAACGACCGCCCTGCGTATTCTGAGTACCGTGCTGCAGCCAACGAGCGGAACCGCCACGGTTAACGGTTGCGATGTCGTCACCCAACCCTCTCAGGTGCGTCAGCAGATCGGCTTCATGTCCGCGAATACTGCCGTCTACGACCGGATGACGGCGTGGGAAATGGTCGAGTACTTCGGGCGTCTCTACGGAATCGAAGACGAGCCGCTCCGCGAACGTATGGAGGATCTGTTTGAACGACTCAAGATGCAAGAGATCCGTGATCTCCTCGGAGCGAAGATGTCGACCGGCATGAAGCAGAAAGTCTCGATCGCCCGTGCGATCGTGCACGATCCGCCGATCCTGATCTTCGATGAAGCGACGAGCGGTTTGGATGTCCTAGTTGCACGAGCGTTGCTTGACGCGGTGGCTGAGCTGCGCGATCAAGGGAAATGCATCGTCTTCTCAACACATATCATGCGTGAGGCAGAACGACTCTGTGATCGGGTCGCCATCATGCACCGTGGGCGACTTCTAGCAGAGGGAACGCTCGACTCGTTGCGTGAGGATCACGGCCAAGAGGATCTCGAGGAATTGTTCTTCGAACTCATTCGCGAGCAAGAAGCAACCGTTGTTGTCTAA